Proteins encoded in a region of the Halodesulfovibrio marinisediminis DSM 17456 genome:
- the secG gene encoding preprotein translocase subunit SecG has protein sequence METLILTLHVVVCLALILLVLLQAGKEGMGVIFGGGNQSAFGGAGAGGLLVKVTATLAAIFFITSLSYNYIASDRTSEDSSIMNIQIEQKAQPSPDQTKK, from the coding sequence GTGGAAACCTTGATTCTGACCCTGCACGTTGTGGTCTGTCTTGCACTCATTTTGCTTGTTCTTTTACAGGCTGGTAAAGAGGGCATGGGTGTTATTTTTGGCGGCGGCAACCAGTCTGCTTTTGGCGGTGCTGGTGCAGGCGGTCTTCTTGTGAAAGTTACTGCAACACTTGCAGCAATCTTCTTCATTACTTCTTTGAGCTACAACTATATCGCTAGTGATCGTACTTCTGAAGATTCATCTATCATGAATATTCAGATCGAGCAGAAAGCTCAGCCAAGTCCTGACCAGACTAAAAAATAA
- a CDS encoding methionine/alanine import family NSS transporter small subunit has protein sequence MTTSAIIMMVLGLGVTWGGAACCISLAIRKREI, from the coding sequence ATGACTACTTCAGCAATCATCATGATGGTACTCGGTCTTGGCGTAACTTGGGGCGGCGCAGCATGCTGCATCTCCCTTGCTATCCGCAAACGTGAAATCTAG
- the tpiA gene encoding triose-phosphate isomerase: MKKLMAANWKMFKTAQEAKDTAAGLVELVGELSDDREVVVFPPFTALHAAGEVFSKHEGYSYGGQNVCAALEGAFTGEISPVMLKDAGCSWVLTGHSERRSLFGETSEQVGEKTTFALNNGLNVCLCIGETLEEREAGKLEAVIAEQLEKGLATIPDVASERLAIAYEPVWAIGTGKVAGPEEIVEAHAIVRAKLLDILEGKANTTRVLYGGSVKPENATQIISLDNVDGVLVGGASLKAESFSKIVTA; the protein is encoded by the coding sequence ATGAAAAAGCTTATGGCTGCAAACTGGAAAATGTTCAAAACTGCTCAGGAAGCTAAAGATACTGCAGCTGGGCTTGTTGAACTTGTTGGCGAACTTTCTGATGACAGAGAAGTTGTTGTATTCCCTCCGTTTACTGCATTGCATGCAGCGGGCGAAGTTTTCTCTAAGCACGAAGGCTACTCTTATGGTGGCCAGAATGTATGTGCAGCTCTTGAAGGCGCATTTACTGGTGAAATTTCCCCTGTAATGTTAAAAGATGCTGGTTGTAGCTGGGTTCTTACTGGTCACTCCGAGCGTCGTTCTCTTTTTGGTGAAACCAGTGAGCAGGTTGGTGAAAAAACAACTTTTGCACTGAACAACGGTTTGAATGTTTGCCTTTGCATCGGCGAAACTCTTGAAGAGCGCGAAGCTGGTAAGCTTGAGGCTGTAATCGCTGAACAGCTCGAAAAAGGTCTTGCAACTATTCCTGATGTAGCTTCTGAGCGTCTTGCTATCGCATACGAGCCAGTTTGGGCTATTGGTACCGGTAAGGTTGCTGGCCCTGAAGAAATTGTAGAAGCTCATGCAATTGTTCGTGCTAAACTTCTTGATATTTTGGAAGGAAAAGCTAATACTACCCGCGTTCTTTATGGCGGAAGTGTAAAGCCTGAAAATGCTACTCAGATCATTTCACTTGACAATGTTGACGGTGTCTTGGTAGGAGGCGCTTCCCTGAAGGCTGAAAGCTTCAGCAAAATTGTTACTGCTTAG
- the pth gene encoding aminoacyl-tRNA hydrolase, which produces MNISGVIVGLGNPGKEYESTRHNLGFMVADYLLEDAQRFSPDACSPLSIGKKKYDAWKCRIGTSRNFWLIIKPMTYMNLSGEAVGHACKYFDIKPEQVVVLHDELDLPLGRMKFKIGGGHAGHNGLRSIEQHLGSRNFNRMRLGIGKPEHGSVSNYVLNRFTKSELADVEMVLEGARKGIEAFVTSGFDEAVKVTNAFKLP; this is translated from the coding sequence ATGAATATTTCCGGAGTAATCGTTGGATTAGGAAATCCGGGTAAAGAGTACGAAAGTACCCGGCACAACCTCGGTTTCATGGTTGCTGACTATCTGCTGGAAGATGCGCAGCGTTTTTCACCAGATGCATGCTCCCCTCTTTCTATCGGAAAGAAAAAATATGATGCATGGAAATGCAGAATAGGCACATCCCGTAATTTTTGGCTCATCATTAAGCCAATGACCTACATGAACCTTTCTGGTGAAGCAGTTGGTCATGCATGTAAATATTTCGACATCAAACCAGAACAGGTCGTTGTATTGCATGACGAATTAGATTTACCACTTGGACGAATGAAGTTTAAAATTGGTGGCGGTCACGCAGGTCACAATGGTCTACGCTCCATTGAACAACACCTCGGGAGCCGCAATTTTAATCGCATGCGTCTTGGTATCGGCAAACCAGAACATGGTTCCGTATCCAACTACGTTCTCAACCGTTTCACAAAATCAGAACTCGCTGATGTTGAAATGGTTCTTGAAGGTGCCCGAAAAGGTATTGAAGCGTTTGTTACATCCGGCTTTGATGAAGCTGTCAAAGTAACCAACGCCTTTAAACTTCCCTAA
- a CDS encoding CarD family transcriptional regulator, whose protein sequence is MFAQDQLVVYPAQGVGKVERIETQTVGGTEAEFYFIRILSNNVTLMVPVVTAGNVLRPLCTHEEGLDLLKSLDDRSGFTGYTGQNWNRRYREYSDKLKSGALEDVAYVLKELLLIGKDKELSFGERRLLEQAMGLITLEIAHATDRTQEAVQEQIEEMFADVIAAQEKK, encoded by the coding sequence GTGTTCGCTCAGGATCAATTAGTAGTATACCCAGCTCAGGGTGTAGGCAAAGTAGAAAGAATCGAGACTCAGACTGTTGGCGGTACCGAGGCTGAATTCTACTTCATCCGGATACTGAGCAACAATGTGACCCTCATGGTACCAGTTGTCACTGCTGGCAACGTATTACGTCCGTTGTGTACCCATGAAGAAGGTCTTGATCTTCTTAAATCTCTTGATGACCGTTCTGGCTTCACTGGTTACACCGGTCAAAACTGGAACCGTCGTTATCGTGAATATTCCGATAAACTGAAAAGTGGTGCTCTTGAAGACGTTGCGTACGTTCTTAAGGAACTCCTTCTTATCGGTAAAGATAAAGAACTTTCATTCGGTGAGCGTCGCTTGCTGGAGCAGGCAATGGGTCTTATTACCCTTGAAATTGCTCACGCAACTGACCGTACCCAAGAAGCTGTTCAAGAACAAATTGAAGAAATGTTTGCAGATGTAATCGCTGCACAGGAAAAAAAATAG
- the rimI gene encoding ribosomal protein S18-alanine N-acetyltransferase has translation MSDIFAKIGPLEADGYVFFRLEKKDSAEVAALEKKCFSTPWTEKEFSLSFDQNIFEVFGLKKDDTLVAYIAMYHTADELEILNIATDPELRRKGAGKRLLGLMLCIGQKLGIQHAFLEVRRTNIPAINLYEQMCFKQIGVRKKYYKDTGEDALLYRCDLAALSECPC, from the coding sequence ATGTCTGACATATTTGCTAAGATCGGGCCGCTGGAAGCTGATGGGTATGTCTTTTTTCGGTTAGAGAAGAAAGACAGTGCTGAAGTTGCAGCTCTTGAGAAAAAATGTTTTTCAACGCCATGGACTGAAAAAGAGTTTAGTCTGTCTTTTGATCAGAATATTTTTGAGGTGTTCGGATTAAAGAAAGACGATACTTTAGTGGCCTATATAGCCATGTATCATACCGCTGATGAGTTGGAAATATTAAACATAGCTACGGACCCTGAATTAAGAAGAAAGGGCGCAGGAAAACGGTTACTTGGTCTTATGCTTTGCATTGGGCAAAAATTAGGTATACAACATGCATTTCTAGAAGTGCGCAGAACCAATATTCCTGCCATCAATCTTTATGAACAGATGTGCTTCAAACAAATTGGGGTGCGAAAAAAATATTATAAAGACACCGGCGAGGACGCATTGCTTTACCGATGTGATCTTGCGGCTCTCTCCGAATGTCCGTGCTAA
- a CDS encoding phenylacetate--CoA ligase family protein produces the protein MIFNVEQETLPREELEAIQLRRLQNLCERVYANVPHYREQFIKAGVTPADIKSLSDLSKLPFTEKQDLRDNYPFGLFAVPKENIVRLHASSGTTGKATVVGYTQRDVNNWAELMARSFMAAGADRSDFIHNSYGYGLFTGGLGVHYGAERLGATVIPISGGGTKRQVSLMQDFGATVICSTPSYGLVLHEAAKQVGIDMRDLPLRVGIFGAEPWTDEMRNDLQEKMGIDAVNIYGLSEIMGPGVSIECAVAKDGMHIFEDHFLPEIIDPVTGEQLPAGETGELVITTLTKEGIPLIRYRTRDITSLNYTPCKCGRTHVRMNRITGRSDDMLIIRGVNVFPSQIESIILETEGASPHYQIIVKREGNLDTVEVQVEIDESLFSDAIKNLQRIEMRIQKTIKEFLGVSTKVRLVEPRSIERSQGKAKRVFDLRNEE, from the coding sequence ATGATTTTTAATGTTGAGCAAGAAACACTGCCTCGCGAAGAGTTAGAAGCAATTCAGTTACGTCGTCTACAGAACCTCTGTGAACGTGTGTATGCAAATGTTCCTCACTATCGCGAACAGTTTATTAAGGCAGGAGTTACTCCTGCCGATATCAAGAGCCTCAGCGACTTGTCTAAGCTTCCGTTTACTGAAAAGCAGGATCTACGTGACAACTACCCGTTTGGGCTTTTTGCTGTTCCAAAAGAGAATATTGTACGTCTTCATGCTTCCAGCGGGACCACAGGCAAAGCAACAGTTGTTGGGTACACCCAACGCGATGTAAACAACTGGGCTGAGCTTATGGCTCGTTCATTTATGGCAGCAGGTGCTGACCGTAGTGACTTTATCCACAACTCATACGGGTATGGTCTCTTCACAGGTGGTCTTGGGGTACATTACGGCGCTGAACGCCTCGGCGCGACTGTCATTCCTATTTCCGGTGGCGGCACTAAGCGTCAGGTTTCACTGATGCAGGATTTTGGAGCAACCGTAATATGCAGTACTCCATCATATGGCCTTGTATTGCATGAAGCTGCAAAGCAAGTTGGCATCGACATGCGCGACCTTCCACTTCGAGTCGGTATCTTCGGTGCTGAGCCGTGGACAGACGAAATGCGTAACGACCTGCAGGAAAAAATGGGGATTGACGCTGTTAACATTTACGGTCTGTCTGAAATTATGGGACCGGGTGTATCTATCGAATGTGCTGTGGCTAAAGATGGCATGCATATCTTTGAAGACCACTTCTTGCCTGAAATTATTGATCCTGTAACTGGTGAGCAACTTCCAGCTGGTGAAACCGGCGAACTGGTTATCACAACTCTGACGAAAGAAGGCATTCCGCTTATTCGATACAGAACACGTGACATTACTTCCTTAAACTATACTCCATGTAAATGTGGCCGTACCCATGTCCGTATGAACCGCATTACAGGACGTAGCGATGACATGCTCATCATTCGTGGTGTTAACGTATTCCCATCCCAGATTGAATCTATCATTCTGGAAACTGAAGGCGCATCACCTCACTACCAGATCATTGTTAAACGTGAGGGCAACCTTGATACTGTTGAAGTTCAGGTTGAGATTGACGAATCACTCTTCTCTGATGCTATTAAGAACCTTCAGCGTATTGAAATGCGCATTCAGAAAACTATTAAAGAGTTCCTTGGCGTTTCAACAAAAGTACGTCTGGTTGAGCCGCGCTCCATTGAGCGCTCACAAGGCAAAGCCAAACGCGTATTCGACTTACGAAACGAAGAATAA
- a CDS encoding sodium-dependent transporter — translation MENREQWGSRAGFILAAVGSAIGLGNIWRFPYMAYENGGGAFFIPYIFALLTAGIPFMIMEFGLGHKYKGSAPKVLAAVNSKYEWLGWVQIVIAAIIAVYYAAVIGWTMNYLGFAIDGAWGTDTKGFFFGEYLGLTSSPTELGGIRWPIFGACALTWGLTWLACNSGIRGGIERACKILIPLLFALVLVFIGRVITLPGATVGLDFLFTPDFSKLTDFGVWAAAYGQIFFSLSIGFGIMIAYSSYLPKNADICNNAAMTVFINCGFSMLAGIMIFSVLGSMAHSTGQAVSDVAGAGVGLAFVTIPAAINTMPAPLFFGTVFFLCLTMAGVSSHISIVEAVASSLIDKFGASRQKAVTVLCIVGFSLTAVFTTGAGLLILDIVDHFINNICLLFAALVEIVLISWVIGLDEVREDVNAHSDFSVGKLWAFSLRIITVLVLGYSFLSSLYNKITVPYGGYPMSDLVMFGWSILPLAFLVAIFLQKKQSHKQFQHYS, via the coding sequence ATGGAAAATCGTGAACAGTGGGGATCCCGCGCGGGATTCATTCTTGCTGCTGTTGGTTCTGCTATTGGCTTGGGTAATATCTGGCGTTTTCCGTACATGGCGTACGAAAACGGCGGTGGTGCATTCTTCATTCCGTACATTTTTGCACTGCTGACTGCAGGTATCCCGTTTATGATCATGGAATTTGGCCTTGGTCATAAATATAAAGGCTCTGCTCCTAAAGTTCTTGCCGCTGTTAACTCAAAATACGAATGGCTTGGTTGGGTTCAAATCGTTATCGCAGCAATTATTGCAGTTTACTACGCTGCAGTAATCGGCTGGACAATGAATTACCTTGGCTTTGCTATTGATGGTGCTTGGGGCACCGATACCAAAGGGTTCTTCTTTGGTGAGTACCTTGGTCTTACTTCTTCCCCGACAGAGCTTGGTGGAATTCGCTGGCCAATTTTTGGTGCCTGTGCACTGACATGGGGTTTAACATGGCTTGCTTGTAACTCAGGTATCCGCGGTGGTATTGAGCGTGCTTGTAAGATTCTTATTCCGCTTCTTTTTGCACTGGTACTCGTTTTCATTGGTCGCGTAATTACACTGCCTGGTGCTACTGTAGGTCTTGATTTCCTTTTCACTCCAGACTTTTCTAAGCTTACAGACTTTGGTGTTTGGGCAGCTGCATATGGTCAGATATTCTTCTCTCTGTCCATTGGCTTCGGTATTATGATCGCTTACTCAAGCTACCTGCCTAAAAATGCTGATATTTGTAACAACGCAGCGATGACAGTATTCATTAACTGTGGTTTCTCTATGCTTGCCGGTATCATGATCTTCTCTGTTCTTGGCAGCATGGCGCATTCTACAGGTCAGGCGGTGTCTGACGTAGCAGGTGCAGGTGTTGGTCTTGCCTTTGTCACCATTCCTGCTGCTATCAACACAATGCCAGCACCACTGTTCTTTGGTACTGTATTCTTCCTGTGTCTCACAATGGCTGGCGTAAGTTCCCATATTTCTATTGTAGAAGCGGTTGCTTCTTCCCTGATCGATAAATTTGGTGCTTCCCGTCAGAAAGCGGTAACAGTTCTCTGTATTGTCGGATTTTCTCTTACTGCTGTGTTCACCACAGGCGCTGGTTTGTTGATTCTCGATATCGTTGACCACTTTATCAACAACATTTGTTTACTCTTTGCAGCTCTCGTTGAAATTGTGCTCATTAGCTGGGTTATTGGACTTGATGAAGTTCGTGAAGATGTGAATGCACATTCCGACTTCTCTGTAGGCAAACTTTGGGCATTCAGCCTGCGTATCATTACAGTGCTTGTTCTTGGCTACTCTTTCCTTTCTAGCCTCTACAACAAGATTACTGTTCCATACGGTGGGTACCCAATGTCTGACCTTGTGATGTTTGGTTGGTCTATTTTGCCTCTGGCATTTCTGGTTGCAATTTTCCTCCAGAAAAAGCAGTCACATAAACAATTCCAGCACTACTCTTAA
- the rsfS gene encoding ribosome silencing factor encodes MIGKMKKKYSTVSSQEKVAKIIEWLEAKKATNVVVLDLEGVNSFTDAVIIATAKSVRQAKSLADEVSMRAKGENYEHMRVEGKDNAQWVLVDLNDVVVNIFQEDVREAFNLEGLWADAKVLYKSEAE; translated from the coding sequence ATGATCGGAAAAATGAAAAAAAAATACAGCACTGTTTCTTCTCAGGAAAAAGTAGCTAAAATTATTGAATGGCTTGAAGCCAAAAAAGCTACCAACGTAGTTGTACTTGACCTTGAAGGTGTTAACTCATTTACTGATGCTGTGATTATTGCCACTGCAAAATCTGTTCGTCAGGCAAAATCATTGGCAGATGAAGTGTCCATGCGCGCTAAAGGCGAAAACTACGAACATATGCGTGTTGAAGGGAAAGACAACGCTCAGTGGGTCCTCGTTGACTTGAACGATGTTGTTGTGAACATCTTCCAGGAAGATGTACGTGAAGCTTTCAACCTTGAAGGTCTTTGGGCTGACGCTAAAGTTTTATACAAATCTGAAGCTGAATAG
- the rho gene encoding transcription termination factor Rho has translation MATKKDVEEAKQEKPRRTTATRPTTRKRRTPAAPRGEKSRRAPAPQFTPDPNADPSEGLNLSELKRKPAAELMELAKEYEIENPSNMRKQELIFALLQKCAAQNGAIFGEGVLEILPDGFGFLRSPMYSYMPGPDDIYVSPSQIRRFGLRKGDVVSGQIRPPKEGERYFALLRVNEIGFEPPEKSRNLVLFDNLTPIYPERQLVMENGKENLSGRVIDLMAPIGCGQRGLIVAPPRTGKTILLQSLANSINANNPDVCLIILLIDERPEEVTDMERTVKNAEVISSTFDEPPQRHVQVAEMVQEKAKRLVERGKDVVILLDSITRLGRAYNAVTPSSGRVLSGGLDANALQRPKRFFGAARNLEEGGSLTIIATALIDTGSRMDEVIFEEFKGTGNLDIYLDRHLAEKRVFPAIDINRTGTRKEDLLLGTEMLNKIWILRKILAPMSTIDSMDFLLDKMRKTKSNNEFFLSMNK, from the coding sequence ATGGCAACTAAAAAAGACGTCGAAGAAGCGAAGCAGGAAAAACCTCGTAGAACAACAGCTACTCGTCCTACGACCCGTAAACGCAGAACCCCTGCTGCTCCTCGCGGTGAAAAATCCCGACGAGCCCCAGCGCCTCAATTTACCCCCGATCCAAACGCCGATCCAAGCGAAGGTCTCAATCTTTCTGAACTGAAACGTAAGCCTGCAGCTGAGCTCATGGAGCTTGCGAAGGAATACGAGATTGAAAACCCAAGCAATATGCGCAAGCAGGAACTAATTTTTGCGTTACTGCAAAAATGTGCTGCACAAAATGGTGCTATTTTTGGCGAAGGGGTTCTCGAAATCCTTCCAGATGGTTTTGGCTTCCTACGCTCACCAATGTACAGCTACATGCCTGGGCCGGATGATATTTATGTTTCTCCTTCTCAGATTAGACGTTTTGGCCTACGTAAAGGTGACGTAGTTTCAGGACAAATTAGACCTCCCAAAGAAGGCGAACGCTACTTTGCCCTCCTCAGAGTCAACGAAATTGGCTTTGAACCACCAGAGAAATCCCGTAACTTAGTCCTTTTCGACAACCTCACTCCTATCTATCCAGAGCGTCAGCTCGTAATGGAAAACGGAAAAGAAAATCTTTCCGGCAGAGTTATCGATCTGATGGCACCTATCGGTTGTGGACAGCGTGGTCTCATTGTCGCACCTCCACGAACTGGTAAGACCATTCTTCTTCAGTCTCTGGCTAACTCCATCAATGCAAACAACCCGGATGTATGCCTTATCATCCTGCTTATTGATGAGCGCCCTGAAGAAGTAACAGATATGGAGCGTACAGTTAAAAACGCAGAAGTTATTAGCTCTACTTTTGATGAACCTCCCCAGCGCCACGTTCAGGTTGCAGAGATGGTTCAAGAAAAAGCTAAGCGTCTCGTAGAACGCGGTAAAGACGTTGTTATTCTGCTTGACTCTATTACTCGACTCGGACGTGCATACAACGCAGTTACACCTTCATCCGGTCGCGTTCTTTCCGGTGGTCTGGATGCTAACGCACTGCAACGTCCAAAGCGCTTCTTTGGCGCGGCACGTAATCTTGAGGAAGGCGGCAGCTTAACCATTATTGCCACAGCTCTTATTGATACTGGCTCCAGAATGGACGAAGTAATCTTTGAAGAGTTTAAAGGCACTGGTAACCTTGATATCTACCTTGACCGTCATCTCGCTGAAAAACGCGTCTTCCCGGCTATTGATATCAACCGCACTGGTACCCGTAAGGAAGATCTTCTTCTCGGTACTGAAATGCTCAATAAGATTTGGATTCTTCGCAAAATTCTTGCTCCAATGTCCACCATTGACAGCATGGATTTCTTACTCGACAAAATGCGCAAGACCAAAAGCAACAACGAGTTCTTCCTTTCTATGAATAAGTAA
- a CDS encoding 50S ribosomal protein L25 — translation MSEKITFSVTKREGLGKGANRKLRVEAKVPGIFYSTTGENIPVQMDEMPLVKLYEKAGLTNVIALDIDGEVKDCLIWKLERHPFKNRLQHVDFYGVDAEKELRIKIPVRITGSSKGVKLGGRLEEYRQVITVSAKPADIPNEVVVDITDFDINTFVKVSEIELPENVSAYYDDDFKVLAVVPGRGSAKAAEAE, via the coding sequence ATGTCTGAAAAAATCACTTTTTCCGTAACTAAGCGTGAAGGTCTTGGTAAAGGCGCTAACCGTAAACTTCGTGTTGAAGCTAAAGTTCCTGGTATCTTCTACAGCACTACCGGCGAAAACATCCCTGTACAGATGGATGAAATGCCTCTCGTAAAACTTTACGAAAAAGCTGGCCTTACCAACGTTATCGCTCTCGATATTGACGGCGAAGTTAAAGATTGTCTCATCTGGAAACTTGAGCGCCATCCGTTCAAAAACCGTCTCCAGCATGTTGACTTCTACGGTGTTGATGCAGAAAAAGAACTCCGCATCAAAATTCCAGTTCGCATCACCGGTTCCTCTAAGGGTGTTAAACTCGGTGGCCGTCTTGAAGAGTACCGTCAGGTAATTACCGTTTCTGCTAAGCCTGCAGATATTCCTAACGAAGTTGTTGTTGATATCACTGACTTTGATATCAACACTTTTGTTAAAGTTAGCGAAATCGAGCTTCCAGAAAACGTTTCTGCTTACTACGACGACGACTTCAAAGTACTCGCAGTAGTACCTGGTCGTGGTTCTGCTAAAGCAGCAGAAGCTGAATAA
- the gpmI gene encoding 2,3-bisphosphoglycerate-independent phosphoglycerate mutase, with amino-acid sequence MTPTLLLILDGWGIAPAGEGNAVSLANTPNLNRLLAENPVSRLACSGRSVGLPGGFMGNSEVGHMNIGAGRTVYQDMTLIDVALEDDKFQKNLVLNNVMTSVKAKGGTVHLMGLVSDGGVHSHIRHLFALLEMAKKLDVDVCVHVFLDGRDTSPTSGFGFVTQLQEAIDRIGAGRIASISGRYYAMDRDKRWDRNQLAWDCFVHGKGKTATDPLKAIQDSYDEGITDEFFVPTSIIEEGGQPTAMKDGDSVFMFNFRADRMRQIAQAMCTDDFTEFDRGEFPKLSAIASMTCYEKHFGLPVAFSKDDCPDPLGEVVARLGVKQLRIAETEKYAHVTYFFNCGREEPFENEDRVLINSPRDVATYDLKPQMSVEEVTEKLINAINSKEYSLIVCNFANLDMVGHTGIIDAAVKACEVVDACVGKVIGAVRENGYRALITADHGNAEELLNLEGKTHTAHTTNPVPVVLVDENASWKLREEGILGDISPTILDMWNVEQPSAMTGSSLVCKD; translated from the coding sequence ATGACACCAACCCTTTTGCTGATTCTTGATGGTTGGGGCATTGCACCCGCAGGTGAAGGAAACGCAGTTTCTCTTGCTAATACGCCGAATCTTAATCGCTTGCTTGCCGAGAATCCAGTGTCACGCCTTGCCTGTTCCGGTCGTTCTGTTGGACTTCCGGGAGGTTTTATGGGCAACTCTGAAGTTGGACACATGAATATCGGTGCCGGTCGAACTGTCTATCAAGATATGACTCTTATTGATGTTGCGCTTGAAGATGATAAGTTTCAAAAGAATCTTGTCCTTAACAACGTTATGACATCTGTAAAAGCAAAGGGTGGAACCGTTCATTTAATGGGCTTGGTTTCTGATGGTGGTGTTCATAGTCATATCCGCCACTTGTTCGCGCTGCTTGAAATGGCAAAAAAACTTGATGTAGATGTTTGTGTCCATGTTTTCCTCGATGGTCGTGATACATCTCCAACAAGTGGGTTTGGTTTTGTTACTCAGCTCCAAGAAGCTATTGATCGTATCGGTGCTGGACGTATTGCCTCTATTTCCGGTCGCTACTACGCAATGGATCGTGATAAGCGCTGGGATCGCAACCAGCTTGCATGGGATTGCTTTGTTCACGGCAAGGGCAAAACCGCAACTGATCCATTAAAGGCTATTCAGGATTCCTATGACGAAGGGATCACGGATGAATTTTTTGTTCCGACTTCAATCATTGAAGAAGGCGGTCAGCCAACTGCAATGAAAGATGGTGATTCTGTCTTTATGTTCAACTTCAGGGCGGACCGCATGCGTCAGATCGCTCAGGCAATGTGTACTGACGATTTTACTGAATTTGACCGTGGTGAGTTCCCAAAACTTTCTGCCATTGCTTCAATGACTTGTTACGAGAAACACTTCGGTTTACCTGTAGCATTCTCTAAAGACGATTGTCCTGATCCGCTTGGTGAAGTCGTAGCAAGGCTTGGTGTGAAGCAACTTCGTATTGCAGAGACTGAAAAGTATGCACACGTGACATATTTCTTTAACTGTGGTCGTGAAGAACCTTTTGAGAATGAAGACAGAGTACTTATCAACTCACCGCGTGATGTCGCTACATATGATTTGAAACCGCAGATGAGTGTTGAAGAAGTAACTGAAAAGCTTATTAACGCTATTAATTCAAAAGAGTACTCATTAATTGTATGTAACTTTGCGAACCTTGATATGGTCGGTCATACAGGCATCATTGACGCAGCAGTCAAGGCCTGTGAAGTGGTCGATGCTTGTGTTGGTAAAGTGATTGGTGCTGTCCGTGAAAATGGCTATAGAGCACTTATAACAGCAGACCACGGCAACGCAGAAGAATTATTGAATCTTGAAGGAAAAACTCACACAGCCCATACTACAAACCCTGTACCGGTTGTTCTTGTTGACGAGAATGCTTCATGGAAATTGCGTGAAGAGGGGATCTTGGGAGATATTTCTCCGACGATTCTTGATATGTGGAATGTTGAGCAGCCTTCTGCTATGACCGGCAGCAGTCTTGTTTGTAAGGATTAG